In a single window of the Lynx canadensis isolate LIC74 chromosome E2, mLynCan4.pri.v2, whole genome shotgun sequence genome:
- the LOC115502179 gene encoding vomeronasal type-1 receptor 4-like, with protein MAPRDLAIAVIFLSQTIVGILGNFSLLHHYVFHYHTEGSLRPTELILMHLIIANSLTMLSKGVPQTLAAFGLQYFLNEFGCKLLLYVQRVGRGMSIGSTCLLSVFQTITISPMNSCWKDLKTKAPKYIGFSISLCWIQFTFVNLIFPMYVLYASNDWHMKNITKKRDLGYCLSVDTETITVSVYAALIVFPEVSLSGLTIWTSGSMVLLLHRHKQRVQHIHSTNVTPRSSAESRATQSILVLVSTFVSFHSLSSVFHACIALIYNPSWWLVNTAAVISVCFPAISPFLLMRQDSTVCRLCFSWIRNTKSPNLTRKNVNCMCLSNAQLFIYSSCWKSQYRT; from the coding sequence ATGGCCCCCAGGGATTTGGCAATAGCAGTCATCTTCTTATCACAGACGATAGTTGGAATCCTGGgcaatttctctcttcttcaccaTTATGTCTTCCATTACCACACCGAAGGGAGTTTGAGACCCACAGAGTTGATCCTCATGCACCTGATTATAGCCAACTCCTTGACGATGCTCTCAAAAGGTGTCCCCCAGACATTGGCAGCTTTTGGGCTGCAATATTTCCTCAATGAGTTTGGATGCAAACTTCTTTTGTATGTTcagagggtgggcaggggaatgTCCATTGGCAGCACCTGCCTCTTGAGTGTCTTCCAGACCATCACGATCAGCCCCATGAACTCCTGTTGGAAGGATCTTAAAACCAAAGCCCCAAAGTACATTGGCTTCTCCATTTCCCTCTGTTGGATCCAGTTCAcgtttgtaaatttaatttttcctatgTATGTGTTATATGCATCTAACGACTGGCACATGAAAAACATCACAAAGAAACGAGATTTGGGGTATTGTCTTTCTGTAGATACTGAGACAATCACAGTTTCTGTATATGCAGCATTGATAGTATTTCCTGAAGTTTCACTTTCTGGGCTCACGATCTGGACCAGTGGCTCCATGGTCTTACTCCTGCACAGACACAAGCAGCGGGTCCAGCACATTCACAGCACTAATGTCACCCCCAGATCCTCTGCTGAGTCCAGAGCCACCCAGAGCATCCTCGTCCTCGTGAGCACCTTTGTGTCTTTCCACTCCCTCTCCTCCGTCTTTCATGCTTGTATTGCTCTTATTTATAATCCCAGCTGGTGGCTGGTGAACACCGCTGCAGTAATTTCCGTGTGCTTTCCAGCCATCAGCCCATTTCTGCTCATGAGACAAGACTCCACAGTATGTAGGCTCTGCTTTTCCTGGATAAGGAACACAAAATCCCCTAATCTTACCAGAAAAAATGTGAATTGTATGTGTCTGAGCAATGCCCAGTTGTTTATTTACTCCTCCTGCTGGAAAAGTCAATACAGAACCTAG